The genomic region ATGTAGAACCAATACCGGGTCCTTTTGTGTTCAGTTTAAGAATCTTAAGACTGGAATGAATATACAAAAATACATTAAGTTGGTGTGAAGTCTCAGATGTCATGTGGGAAGTTTGTGGCAAAATTAGAAATTGAAATCAAATTTTCTTGTCCGTTTCCTTGATTACAAGCTCATTGTTTAATTTTGCTCTGTCTTTTAGGCACCAGTCTTGAAGATCTGCAATAAGACTGTGAAGTAATTCATCCTTTTGTCACTGATCAAAATGTTAGAAGAAGATATTGAAGTGGCCATCAAAGTGGTGGTGGTAGGAAATGGGGCTGTCGGGAAGTCCAGTATGATCCAGAGATATTGCAAAGGGATTTTTACAAAAGATTACAAGAAAACTATTGGAGTTGATTTCCTGGAAAGACAAATTCAGTATGTATTTCACAGGAGCAAAATGtcttgtttctgttttgcttAAAGCTTTTGTAAGTGCTGGATTAATGTTCTTCCAGGGAAAAGGGCTGTGACAGTGTTCTTCATTGATCTAAAAGTGAGGCATGTACGTGCTAACTGTATTATGTAGTCTTTTCACATGACTGCCCAATTTACCAAGTTGGATAATGCGTGAAAGTAATTCTTACAGTTTGTAAATATAACTGTCAGTGAGACAACTGTTTTGCCAAAGTATCAAGATGAAAAAGGATAGGAAAAGGTAGGAAATGTTTCGTGTGATGATAAAGTATGTTCTGTGGTAGATATGAACATTGCAACAAGAGCCAAGCAAAACTATTTTTTTCAATAATGTCTCACGATCATATAACTGTTTCAGGTTGTTGATATACTTTGTTGTGTTGATTTTAGAGTCCATGATGAAGATGTACGATTAATGCTATGGGACACAGCAGGTCAAGAAGAATTTGATGCAATTACCAAAGCTTATTACAGAGGTAAGCATCATTATTGGCATACATATAGCTGTTACTTATAGGCTCTAATAAAGTTACTGATAGGGTGCTGTGTTGGTAATAAAGTATATATCAGAGTCTGCCAGAGTGGTGTCtgtaacaccttttctggcacctgccaagtgtttataggaaataaaaatgggccagtttctgattggctgtgcagaattttttaaattgctgctttggcagcagctgccaccataccACACGGATCTGCACTATGTTAAAAGTtatgctgcagcagccattttggggctggctctgccttctgcggcagccattttgtgacaacaATTCCAAATACacttgcaggctcaaaaaagttggggaacaTGATATATATTAAATCTTGATTTGATTTCATCAGTGTTAGAGAAATATTTCTGCAAGCTGTTTTTATTCTGATAGTTAAAAGACCTTGAAAGTTGTGCAGTACTTTTTCTATACAGttgagataaatattttaaaatatccattttaaaaattgctttaaagATGCTTTGGGATACTATAGCATCAAAATTACAAGTAGTTTTTGGAGCTACAATTAAATGCCATAAGCTAGCCATTCTCAGATTTTTACCAAAACAAAATTATCTGGGATTTTGTGTGCAGTTATGGTTTGCCCAAAAATGCAATTCCTAGGTCTACCTATATGTGGAAGATATCTCTAAAAATATGTTCATGGCTCTATTGAGGGCTATAATTTCTGTATCTTGTTAAACATGTGCATTAGATTTGTTACTTGGAGAAGTTCAGTGTCAGAAACTATATCATGAATATGCAGTGCTGCCATTTAATCTCTTTGGTAGCATAGCCGATCTAATTGCGGTTGTAAATTGCAAGTGCTATATTCTCTATATGACATGTATTTTGGTGTTCTGCACATGCACACAGTAATGCACATGTGCAAGTGcacgcacgtgcacacacacacacacacatatttatatgCCAGGTTCTTGCCTCACAGCTGAGGGGGAAGTcaaaaagagggagagggaagggaccctTGGCTCTCACCCTAAAGGAtccaatataaatatatattattgttttaaattacttgaatctCCTTCAGTTTTGGTGTGGTCTCCTCCAGCATACATTTCTTCTTTCTGGTGTCCTGTTACAGAGCTACTGATTGAGAATCAGCTTCTTTGAGGATGCAAAGATACCTGATTGGGTATTTCAGGATTTTCTAGAAGTTTTAGAAaggtttatgtttatttatttatttatttatactttaaatttctatcccgccccgtccccgaagggctctgtgagGCTATTATGTTGTGAGGCTATTatccctccttcttcctccttttgcTATATGGATTCTAAAAATCCTTAGCTCAAAAGAGGTAGTAAAAGTGCCTCACTACCAGAGTATGCACACTGTGCAGCACACACATGAATGGCAGTGTATTCAAAAACATCATGCTGAAACCCTGACCATTGGTCTGTCTTCCAGAGCAGAATGTACAACTTCAATGGAAATTAATGTCAGTTAGTGACCTtcatggggaagggtggggggagttgtACAGTTTGTAATAGCCCAGTCTGGTTTCTCCTGCTATGTTTAAGGAGCATGGAGAATTACTAAACAATGGGAAACGTAACCTGTAGACACATGAATGTTCAAATCTGTGACTTAACCTTGCAGTTTTTCAATGGGTGAGAGGGTTTTTCACTGTGCACATACTTAAAAACTTACTTTActcttttcagttctgttttcacCTAAGCATTTGAGAGATATTTCAAAGTCTGTAAGGATAATTGTGAAGCTATATTGTGTAGCATCCCTCTGATATTCCTGGCTATATGAGAATTAATAGATTGGCATCTCTCTCGCACATGTGACTTTGCAGGTATTTCTTACAACCCCATTACCTAGATATAGGTTATTGAGTTACATTAACTATGCAAGGTTTCTTATTGCTCACAGTACAGGAACAGCTCCACAGAACTCAGGGATAATGCTTACCAGTGTAAACTTACCTTTCTTTCACTGTTTGCGATGGAAGCTGGATAGAATGTCGTGAGCAGCCAGCTCTTAAAATAACCATCAGTGACATTTATTGTTCTGCTTCACTTTTGATAAGGGGTTCATTACATGGTTCTCTGTATAAACAAATTAAGCATTGGTTCCAACAGTTAAGACCCCTTTTGGCTCTGCAGCCCTTAAGGCGTTAATTTATGGGTGATTGAAACAGTCTTCCAGTTGGTGGATTTTATGTGGCAGGGGAGATTGCATAGAAAAAGTAAACAGTGAGCTCTGCAGCAAGTAGAAATGGTAGCTGTACTATTAGTGGTGGTGTTTTGGTGCTTTTTGGAACTATTTTTATAGTCTGTGTTGTACACATTTATATGATATGAGTATGATTATCAGGACACATCCTAATTTAGAAGTGTATGTACAAAGGAAGAATGTTGCTCTTGCAGTGCCATGTACCTTAACACTCTATTCTGTTTCGTCACAGGAATAGAGTTTAGGATTTGAAACCTCATTCCCTTGAAACAGAGGCAAAAAGAGTATTTCTGCTGGCATATCAATGAGGTCAGGGAGGGACTAGATTAAGAGTTAGCGCAGTAGAACCAGAAGCAACCAAAACTTGCATCTTGACCTTCCCCAAATGGCTGTTGTTATGGTTTCACATTGCAGCAGTGCAGCTCTGGcataataatgtaataaaatgTCATTTGAGCCATCCTACCCCTAAATATGAGAACTTGACATGATTTTACCAAAAGACTGGGCCAGTTATATCCTGAACAAGAGAGAGATAATATTTGGAGATAGCACATGCAAAGTGAATTTCTGGGGAGAAACGATTTGATTCCTCCAGTTTGCAAAAACTCCCAGGTGTATCAGTAGCTACCAGAAGGAGTACCTTGAAAACTGGAGGTGGTAAGACTTTCTTGGGCATATCCACAAAATTCCATGTGACTTTCTCAGATACGTTTTCATAAGATTGCTGTTAAAAGTTTCCATAgtgcccacaggcttaaaaagattggggacccctgatgtagttAATCTTTTTTGTTAGCTGTTATTATTGTGCATCCCTCCTCATTTGCTGATTTTGGGAAGAAGATCGCAAATGGGATTTTGAAATTTGGTAGATTATAAGTGGGCCATTATATCCCTGCTTCCCTTAGATTGTTTAAGGCCAAATTGTTGGGACATCTTTCCTCCTGCTGTTTTCCACTTGAGAGAGTTCAAGCCAAATTCCTCAGAGCTTTGCTACAAGTACCAAATTGTGTATCCAACTTCTGGGTCATATTGGAGACTGTTGTGATAAGGATAGAGGCCAGATTATGTATTTTGTCAATTGTAAAGTTGCTTTCAGGTAGGCTAAACCTTCAAGGGCTTTTTCTATTAATATTGCAAGCTCATTTTCAATCAGGTTAGCAAAAGACTGTTCTGAAGTCCCTTCAGAAAAGAGGCCTCTCTCCATAAGCCCTATTAGATGTAGGGATTGAAAGAGCTAAATCAGTTATTAGATAAAGAATAATAGATAATGAATGACAACAGTATATATTGAATACATCTGGTTATATTGTTCCTGATGATGCCAAGTATATTGCTGTTTTGGCGGCTTATCTGTATTTCTTAAATTGCAATAACACTGGAGGGGCTTTTATCCTTGTAAGAAGTAATACATTGCCCTCTGCTGTACTGGAAGGGAAATTTCTTATGAACAGAAGCTTTGCACTGGCCCACTAGGCGAAATTGAATCAGCGGAGCATATGTTTTTGAATTGTGTTTTTTATAAGATTCACTTAGTCCATTATTGGTAAAGTTTCCTTGCTGGTCAAATAAGACCAGACTTGAAATGTTTTTTGTCTGGAAGGGACAAATATGTGCCATCAAATATGTGTCCGGTTGTGAGATTTTGTGCTCAGATTTGTAAGATTAGAAAGCAAATTTAGATTTTCACTATTTTCGTTAGAATTTCTGGCTTTTTAAGTTTAAATATTAGTTTAATGTTTATTCGTATGAGGAAATTtggaatatatattttgtattttatatatccTATATACTACCTTGATAAGATGAAAATGATTGTGTTGGCCGCTGACtgtaaattaataaacaaaactGATTGATATTGTGTTTAATTTTATTAGGAGCCCAGGCTTGCGTGCTTGTATTTTCCACCGTTGATAGAGACTCTTTTGAGGCAATCCCTAACTGGAAGGAGAAAGTAGTATCTGAAGTTGGAGAGTTACCTACAGTTCTTGTTCAGAACAAGATTGATCTCCTGGATGATTCTTGCATAAAGAAGTAAGATTTGTCAGCATATTCTACGTAACTACTTTTCTAAGCATTTAAGAGAGCAACCACAAAGCAGGTTTACTCAAAATCCAGCTCAGGTCTTCTCTATGGggtttactgccaggaaaatgttCTGACCGTCCCAGTCCACAGCTCTGGCTGGCcaaggacagcactgctgccatactgccctgccacctccagagggctttccagcagtgtggaGAAGCAAATCTCCCCTcctctaaaaaaaaccctgctgccaAAAAATGGCTTAATGAACTTAGGCCATCCAAAAGAGTGGTGCAGGTCCAAGTCCTAGACCGTGGCGTAACTGGCTGCAAgcctggggtggaagctgactaatgttggcttgACCCCTGGGCATGTCTCTGGCACATACCCGTTGCACTGATGGGGCTAACACAGCACCCAGCATCACATCTGGGTGTCCCAGCTCTGTACCGCATCTTCATTCATCCAGATATACACTGAACTCTCCGTTGTCTTCAACTCCCTTCATTGTCAACTACTGCTTTCCAGTAATCTCTCTCTCAAACGTTATGTCAGCTGCTGCTAAGGAGAGGTGGAACTTAACCTGTCCATCAGAGTGtctaagcagcttacaaccttgttttcccttcctccattttattctcacaacagaaaCCCTGCAAATTAGATTAGGCTGAGATTGAGTGACCCAAGATCACCTTCTGataaggttgccaggttccccctggccaccagtaggGGATGGGTGATGGCGGTAGgcttgctagctccaggttgaaaAGCTTCTGGAGATGTGGgcttggagtttggggaggacaggaatctcagtggggtacaattccaaatagtccaccatccaaagcaacaATTGTCTCCTGGGGAatgatcactgtagtctggagataagctgtgatccccaggccccacctagaggctggcatccctacctgcTGATCTTTCATGAGAGCCGGGATTGTGCTTGTCCTGGCTGAAACTCTAACAACATTACGCCATATAGTGGTTTTACTGTCCAAAGCGCAATTGCTCCACTGCGCTTCTTTAATTCATTCTGAAAGTGGTTAGACAAACTCAGTCTAAAGGCATTCTGTTCACTGCACtgaaaaaaatactgattttttttctccccttctgaaCAGTGAAGAAGCTGAGGCATTGGCAAAAAAGCTAAAATTAAGATTCTACCGAACGTCTGTAAAGGAGGATTTAAATGTAACAGAAGGTAAGAGGTAGTGATTATGTGCTGATACTATCTTGATGTGGTATTCTAACCTCAGATTGCGAATTATCTGTCATAGTTACAGCCTAGTCTTTGGCCTGCGATCCAGGTTCTCTGTTTgcagaaaatgtttaaaatggaggagaaacatTGTCACACAAATCCCCACCCACAGTATGAGATGGTACTGAATGGATACCTGGTTATCTCACGAGAAGGAGGCCCCAGTAAAATAACCTCTAACAGATTGGATTCTAGAGCATAGGATTACATGAACAATCTAAATCTGGTGGCAGGCATCACTTAGCTAATATTGCTGACAATGATTTTGTAACAAAGCTCCATCTATGGAACCTTGGATTTATCTTCTTGCAATTACATGCCATCAACAGTTTTTGTGCACAATTGTTATCGAGATGGCAGAAACCAAAAACAGCTGTGGATATATTGTACTCAGTTACTTTACTTTGTGGAACTGTTGAACAATCATACATTGAACATGGCTGTTGAACTGTTGGCTGTTGAACAATCATACATTGACAATAATATTTGATGTGTGCTAAGCAGTATTAATTCAGCCCTGCAAGTGATTACTTTGGAAAGAGTCTCTGAGAGTTTTTCTTACTGTTACTAATAGATTATGGAACGGAAAATTAAAGCAGTGGGATtagtaaaaaaattaaacttgaaATAGTACTAATACCTAATACTTTGTATTGAAAATTAGTGTTTAAAAGGCCTATTAGGGACTACAGGTCTGCTCCACAATCAggatacattccctttgggccaGCCTCTCCgccacttaggccgtttccgacgccgacccgacgacgctgggaccgtccgcatggatggtcctgggaacagccgggcagccggcaccacggagcgctggcgcccggccgacccggcatgtccccaggcctccggcacgttgccgaggcctggggagacgcccccctggccctgcgcgcctgctccaacggcgcagggcagggggtgtgtccccaggcctcggcgtaCGCCGGAAAACCGGAATTTCAAGGTGAAACAAGTGCGGGTGGAAAGTCGCCCGTGAAGCTGTTGCCGTTAAACCGACAGCGGCTTCCGCGGCGttcaaaaagagcgctgggaagcgctctggggaaacgccggcttcaggctgggcgggcagcgcgagggcggcgcggctgcgttgcagctgcgccccccgtgcgaatggcggcctggagatggcgtttttaccgtctccagg from Sphaerodactylus townsendi isolate TG3544 linkage group LG01, MPM_Stown_v2.3, whole genome shotgun sequence harbors:
- the RAB23 gene encoding ras-related protein Rab-23, translating into MLEEDIEVAIKVVVVGNGAVGKSSMIQRYCKGIFTKDYKKTIGVDFLERQIQVHDEDVRLMLWDTAGQEEFDAITKAYYRGAQACVLVFSTVDRDSFEAIPNWKEKVVSEVGELPTVLVQNKIDLLDDSCIKNEEAEALAKKLKLRFYRTSVKEDLNVTEVFRYLAEKYLQRLKQQTAENPEVVHTSSNKIGVFNTAGGSHSGQNSSMLNGGDVISLRPNKQRTKKNRSPFSNCSIP